Proteins found in one Hypericibacter terrae genomic segment:
- a CDS encoding sulfotransferase family protein, whose product MAEIPVLFVGGCMRSGTTLIQRLLCAAPGVNPAIAECHYLTELLAAHKQGEKRFDLFLADYFASREAFDAFGRETLRRFLHALSARYPKARQLVLKNPELAYHFSLAARLLPEARFVLVARDPRDIIASMVKVAGRQRAAGSVAPLVHVGRDMEKLSELVLGYYADSYANPQLLQGRLHVARYESIAQGDPAALQALGRFAGLALDGRPAALTSETWQRQRDDQQAGAFWSPGWQEPTSQPRIGGYADELSPAEIAVIERQCARFARSFQYW is encoded by the coding sequence TTGGCGGAAATTCCAGTGCTGTTCGTGGGCGGCTGCATGAGAAGCGGCACGACGCTCATCCAGCGGCTCCTCTGCGCGGCGCCGGGCGTCAATCCGGCGATTGCCGAATGCCACTACCTGACCGAGCTGCTCGCCGCCCATAAGCAGGGCGAGAAGCGCTTCGACCTGTTCCTGGCGGACTATTTCGCCTCGCGCGAGGCCTTCGACGCGTTCGGCCGCGAGACGCTGCGCCGATTCCTGCATGCGCTTTCCGCCCGTTACCCCAAGGCCCGGCAGCTGGTACTCAAGAATCCGGAGCTCGCCTATCATTTTTCGCTGGCGGCAAGATTGCTCCCCGAGGCGCGCTTCGTCCTGGTCGCGCGCGACCCGCGCGACATCATCGCGTCGATGGTGAAAGTGGCCGGGCGCCAGCGCGCGGCGGGCTCGGTGGCGCCCCTGGTTCATGTCGGTCGCGACATGGAGAAGCTCTCCGAGCTGGTGCTCGGCTATTACGCCGACAGCTATGCCAATCCCCAGCTGCTCCAGGGGCGCCTACATGTCGCGCGCTATGAGAGCATTGCCCAAGGCGATCCCGCGGCATTGCAGGCGTTGGGACGGTTCGCCGGCCTGGCTCTGGACGGGCGGCCGGCGGCGCTCACGTCAGAGACCTGGCAGCGCCAGCGCGACGACCAGCAGGCCGGTGCGTTCTGGTCGCCCGGCTGGCAGGAGCCCACGAGCCAGCCGCGCATCGGCGGTTATGCCGACGAACTGTCGCCGGCCGAGATCGCGGTGATCGAACGGCAATGCGCGCGCTTCGCCCGCAGCTTCCAATATTGGTGA
- a CDS encoding molybdopterin-guanine dinucleotide biosynthesis protein A, with the protein MNLLRNGAGRTGFGGRMMVLAAGLAMAMAVVGSLKALADDTTANDDNHANYYYPPPQTTETYEARVQTLAESDRSRRIGFVTGLTKQLLSQRYDPGYAIFAKGDDADKLIIVATEGGHFDTMYRARALLANLTAISRMTPFFQQYTLADQATFLDLLKLLGFKQVTISDGANFAHQITIK; encoded by the coding sequence ATGAATTTGCTGCGAAATGGCGCCGGCCGCACCGGCTTCGGTGGACGGATGATGGTCCTGGCTGCCGGTCTGGCGATGGCCATGGCCGTCGTCGGGTCTTTGAAGGCCCTGGCCGACGACACCACCGCCAATGACGACAATCATGCCAACTACTACTACCCGCCGCCCCAAACGACCGAGACCTACGAGGCGCGCGTCCAGACGCTGGCTGAGAGCGACCGGAGCCGCCGGATCGGCTTCGTCACCGGCCTCACCAAGCAGCTGCTGTCGCAGCGCTACGATCCCGGTTATGCGATCTTCGCCAAGGGCGACGACGCCGACAAATTGATCATCGTCGCGACCGAGGGCGGGCATTTCGATACGATGTACCGGGCCCGGGCGCTCCTCGCCAACCTGACCGCCATCTCGCGCATGACGCCCTTCTTCCAGCAATACACCCTGGCCGATCAGGCGACCTTTCTCGATCTGCTGAAGCTCCTGGGCTTCAAGCAGGTGACGATCAGCGACGGCGCCAACTTCGCGCATCAGATCACGATCAAATAG
- a CDS encoding ABC transporter ATP-binding protein — translation MIELKDLAVTFNVGTPMETRALQGLDLSIPAGQFVTVIGSNGAGKSTLLNALTGDVRPDHGSVTIGGTNVTGWSAPARAGLIARVFQDPLAGSCEALTIEENMALAAARGRKRGFARALGGSVRGLFREKLKQLGLGLEARLADKMGLLSGGQRQAVSLLMATLRPMKILLLDEHTAALDPKTAQFVLQLTDAIVSAQRLTTLMVTHSMRQALDHGSRTIMLHEGRIAFDVAGPTRKGLDVPDLLALFSRGQGQALADDSLLLG, via the coding sequence ATGATCGAACTCAAGGATCTCGCCGTCACCTTCAACGTCGGCACGCCGATGGAAACGCGGGCGCTCCAGGGGCTGGATCTCAGCATCCCGGCGGGTCAGTTCGTGACCGTGATCGGCTCCAACGGGGCCGGGAAATCGACGCTGCTCAATGCGCTCACGGGCGACGTGCGGCCCGACCACGGGTCGGTGACGATCGGCGGCACCAACGTGACCGGATGGTCGGCGCCGGCGCGCGCCGGCCTGATCGCACGGGTGTTCCAGGATCCGCTGGCGGGAAGCTGCGAGGCCCTGACGATCGAGGAGAACATGGCGCTTGCCGCCGCGCGCGGCCGCAAGCGGGGGTTTGCGCGCGCGCTCGGCGGATCGGTGCGGGGCCTGTTCCGCGAGAAGCTGAAGCAGCTGGGCCTCGGTCTCGAGGCGCGTCTCGCCGACAAGATGGGCCTGCTGTCGGGCGGCCAGCGCCAGGCGGTCTCGCTGCTGATGGCGACTCTGCGGCCGATGAAGATCCTGCTGCTGGACGAGCATACCGCGGCGCTCGACCCCAAGACCGCGCAGTTCGTGCTGCAGCTGACGGACGCGATCGTCTCGGCCCAGCGCCTGACGACCTTGATGGTCACCCACTCCATGCGCCAGGCGCTCGATCACGGCAGCCGCACCATCATGCTGCATGAGGGCCGCATCGCCTTCGACGTGGCGGGTCCGACAAGGAAAGGTCTCGACGTGCCCGATCTGCTGGCGCTGTTCTCGCGCGGACAAGGCCAGGCGCTTGCCGACGATTCCCTCCTCCTCGGCTGA
- a CDS encoding ABC transporter substrate-binding protein, translated as MKRSRWGLMAGAAALAALVLGAYQVRASDPVLIAVTAIVDHPALNAVRDGVRDELEAEGYQGDGLNFVYESAQGNPSTAAQIARKFVGENPAVIVPISTPSAQAVVAATQDIPVVFTAVTDPLDAKLVSNMQKPGGNVTGMSDLAPVGKQLALIREILPNAKTIGMPYNPGEANGVALMNLAKKEGAALGFTVIEAPAVKSSDVMTAAQSLIGKVDAIYVSTDNQIVSAFASVVKVGVDNQIPVFAGDTDSVSRGAIAAIGFDYYDVGRQTGKIVVRVLKGEKPGDIAVQGVDTVQLFVNPGAAKAMGVTIPDAVMQRAKQVVQ; from the coding sequence ATGAAGCGTTCGCGTTGGGGCCTGATGGCCGGCGCGGCGGCGTTGGCCGCCCTCGTTCTCGGCGCCTATCAGGTCCGGGCCTCCGATCCCGTCCTGATCGCGGTCACGGCGATCGTCGACCATCCGGCGTTGAACGCGGTTCGCGACGGTGTGCGCGACGAGCTCGAGGCCGAAGGCTATCAGGGGGACGGACTGAACTTCGTCTATGAGAGCGCGCAGGGCAATCCCTCGACCGCCGCCCAGATCGCGCGCAAATTCGTCGGCGAGAACCCGGCCGTGATCGTGCCGATCTCGACGCCCTCCGCCCAGGCGGTCGTGGCGGCGACGCAGGACATTCCGGTGGTCTTCACCGCCGTGACCGATCCGCTCGACGCGAAACTGGTCTCGAACATGCAGAAGCCGGGCGGGAACGTTACCGGCATGAGCGACCTCGCTCCGGTCGGCAAGCAGTTGGCGCTGATCCGCGAGATCCTGCCCAACGCCAAGACCATCGGCATGCCCTACAATCCCGGCGAGGCCAACGGCGTGGCCCTGATGAATCTGGCGAAGAAGGAAGGTGCTGCGCTGGGCTTCACCGTGATCGAAGCGCCCGCCGTGAAATCCTCCGACGTCATGACCGCCGCCCAGAGCCTGATCGGCAAGGTCGACGCGATCTATGTCTCGACCGACAATCAGATCGTCAGCGCCTTCGCCTCGGTGGTGAAGGTCGGCGTGGACAACCAGATCCCGGTCTTCGCCGGCGACACGGATTCGGTCTCGCGCGGCGCCATCGCCGCCATCGGCTTCGACTATTACGATGTCGGGCGCCAGACCGGGAAGATCGTGGTGCGGGTGCTGAAGGGCGAGAAGCCCGGCGACATCGCGGTGCAGGGCGTCGACACGGTCCAGCTCTTCGTCAATCCGGGCGCCGCCAAGGCCATGGGCGTGACGATCCCCGACGCGGTGATGCAGCGCGCCAAGCAGGTGGTGCAGTAA
- the moaA gene encoding GTP 3',8-cyclase MoaA → MIDPFGRHIRYLRVSVTDRCDFRCVYCMAEDMEFLPKREVLSLEELDRLCSAFVRQGVKKLRLTGGEPLVRRGIMQLFRGLSRHLESGALEELTVTTNGSQLSRYAAELASLGVRRVNVSIDTMDERKFAEITRRGSLPVVLEGLEAAKRAGLQVKINAVALKGVNDGEFDRLIGWCGAEGFDLTLIEVMPMGDIGGENRLDQYLPLSMVRADLAQRWTLEDIDYRTGGPARYVRVKETGGRLGFITPLTHNFCESCNRVRVTCTGMLYMCLGQEDSADLRAPLRASPGDDAPLEAAIREAIARKPKGHDFIIDRRHSGPAVPRHMSVTGG, encoded by the coding sequence ATGATCGATCCCTTCGGCCGACATATCCGTTACCTGCGCGTGTCGGTCACGGACCGCTGCGACTTCCGCTGCGTCTATTGCATGGCGGAGGACATGGAGTTCCTGCCGAAGCGCGAGGTGCTCTCGCTCGAGGAACTGGATCGCCTTTGCAGCGCCTTCGTGCGGCAGGGCGTGAAGAAGCTGCGCCTGACCGGCGGCGAGCCTCTGGTCCGGCGCGGCATCATGCAGCTCTTCCGCGGCCTGTCGCGTCATCTCGAGAGCGGCGCGCTTGAGGAACTGACCGTCACGACCAATGGCAGCCAGCTGTCGCGTTATGCCGCGGAGCTGGCGAGCCTCGGCGTGCGCCGGGTCAATGTCTCGATCGACACGATGGACGAGCGCAAGTTCGCCGAGATCACGCGTCGCGGCAGCCTGCCGGTGGTGCTCGAAGGTCTCGAGGCCGCCAAGCGCGCCGGCCTCCAGGTCAAGATCAACGCGGTCGCCCTCAAGGGCGTCAATGACGGCGAGTTCGACCGGCTGATCGGCTGGTGTGGTGCGGAGGGCTTCGATCTGACCCTGATCGAGGTCATGCCGATGGGCGATATCGGCGGCGAGAACCGCCTCGACCAGTATCTGCCGCTGTCGATGGTGCGCGCCGACCTGGCGCAGCGCTGGACGCTCGAGGATATCGACTACCGGACCGGCGGGCCGGCGCGTTATGTGCGCGTCAAGGAAACCGGCGGGCGGCTCGGCTTCATCACGCCCCTGACCCATAACTTCTGCGAGAGCTGCAACCGCGTGCGCGTGACCTGCACCGGCATGCTCTATATGTGCCTCGGCCAGGAGGACAGCGCCGATCTCCGTGCCCCTTTGCGCGCCTCGCCCGGCGACGACGCGCCGCTCGAGGCCGCCATCCGCGAGGCGATCGCGCGCAAGCCCAAGGGCCACGACTTCATCATCGACCGCCGGCATAGCGGCCCCGCCGTCCCGCGCCATATGAGCGTGACCGGCGGCTGA
- a CDS encoding NAD kinase — MPDQSIAFVAADTAEARSAHQRLTHRYGIVDPEKASVVVALGGDGFMLETLHRYLGRSVPIYGMNCGTIGFLMNQYQEDGLPERVARSQAVTLRPLQMKARSRDGKVVEAIAINEVSLLRETRQTAKIAILVDGKVRLRELICDGILLSTPAGSTAYNLSAHGPILPLGSNLLALTPISAFRPRRWRGALLPETSETVFEIREPEKRPVSAVADSTEVRDIVEVSVRVHPEHQLTLLFDPEHNLEERILSEQFVP, encoded by the coding sequence TTGCCCGACCAGAGCATCGCATTCGTCGCGGCCGACACGGCCGAGGCGCGCAGCGCCCATCAGCGCCTGACCCATCGCTATGGCATCGTCGACCCGGAGAAGGCCAGCGTGGTCGTGGCCCTGGGCGGCGACGGATTCATGCTGGAAACGCTGCATCGCTATCTGGGCCGGTCGGTCCCGATCTATGGCATGAATTGCGGCACCATCGGATTCCTGATGAACCAGTATCAGGAAGACGGCCTGCCCGAGCGCGTCGCCCGCAGCCAGGCCGTGACCTTGCGCCCCCTGCAGATGAAAGCGCGCTCGCGCGACGGCAAGGTCGTCGAGGCGATCGCCATCAACGAGGTCTCGCTGCTGCGCGAAACCCGGCAAACCGCCAAGATCGCGATCCTCGTCGATGGCAAGGTGCGGCTGCGCGAGCTCATCTGCGACGGGATCCTGCTGTCGACCCCCGCCGGCAGCACGGCCTACAACCTCTCGGCCCACGGACCGATCCTGCCCTTGGGCTCGAACCTGCTGGCGCTCACGCCGATCAGCGCCTTCCGCCCGCGCCGCTGGCGCGGCGCGCTCCTGCCGGAGACCTCGGAGACGGTGTTCGAGATTCGCGAACCCGAGAAGCGACCGGTGAGCGCCGTGGCCGATTCCACCGAGGTGCGCGACATCGTCGAGGTCAGCGTACGGGTCCATCCCGAACACCAGCTGACGCTGCTGTTCGACCCCGAGCATAATCTCGAGGAGCGGATCCTGAGCGAGCAGTTCGTGCCCTGA
- a CDS encoding ATP-binding cassette domain-containing protein gives MSAGTILPLRLEAVAFEASGRTLIEPVTLDITRGPRSLLLGPNGSGKSLFLRLCHGLIRPSRGRVHWKGEGANGGGRSLLHRQAMVFQRPVMLRRSAIANVEYALKLRGLDRDARRDRAREMLARTGLAALARMPARALSGGEQQRLALARAWAIEPEILFLDEPTANLDPAAVKMVEEIIGAIHAAGTKIVMTTHDLVQARRLADEIIFLHRGRVVERREAASFFSRPETEAARAFVEGRLDW, from the coding sequence ATGAGCGCCGGCACGATCCTCCCGCTTCGGCTCGAGGCGGTTGCCTTCGAAGCGAGCGGCCGCACGCTGATCGAACCCGTGACACTCGACATCACGCGCGGACCGCGCAGCCTCCTGCTCGGACCCAACGGATCGGGCAAGAGCCTCTTTCTGCGCCTCTGCCATGGCCTGATCCGACCCTCGCGAGGCCGCGTGCACTGGAAGGGCGAAGGCGCCAATGGCGGCGGCCGCAGTCTGCTGCATCGCCAGGCGATGGTATTTCAACGCCCGGTGATGTTGCGCCGCTCCGCCATCGCCAATGTCGAATATGCGCTGAAGCTGCGCGGCCTGGACCGCGACGCGCGTCGCGACCGGGCGCGGGAGATGCTGGCCCGCACCGGGCTGGCGGCTCTCGCGCGCATGCCCGCGCGCGCCCTTTCAGGCGGCGAGCAGCAGCGGCTGGCCCTGGCCCGCGCCTGGGCGATCGAGCCCGAGATTCTGTTTCTGGACGAACCGACCGCTAATCTCGACCCCGCCGCCGTCAAGATGGTGGAGGAGATCATCGGCGCGATCCATGCCGCCGGAACCAAGATCGTGATGACCACGCATGATCTGGTCCAGGCTCGCCGGCTGGCCGACGAGATCATCTTTCTGCATCGCGGCCGGGTCGTCGAACGGCGCGAGGCCGCGTCATTCTTCTCGAGACCCGAGACCGAAGCCGCCAGGGCTTTCGTCGAGGGCCGGCTCGACTGGTAG
- a CDS encoding substrate-binding domain-containing protein codes for MTITRRRWLMLFAVLLATVASAASPPPAAAADRYITVASTTSTQDSGLFDYLLPIFTAKTGIEVRVVAKGTGEAIKLAQAGDADVLFVHHKPSEEKFVADGYGVRRYQLMYNDFLIVGPKADPAAIAGTSDVVDALKKIAAAKVPFLSRGDDSGTNKAEVTLWKAAEIDPKQASGTWYRETGAGMGPTLNTAVGMAGYTLTDRATWLAFQNKGDLVALVEGDKRLFNQYGVILVNPAKFPHVKAADGQTFIDWLVSPEGQKAIADFKVEGQSVFFPNAEPSS; via the coding sequence ATGACGATCACCCGACGCCGATGGCTCATGCTCTTCGCCGTCCTCCTCGCCACGGTGGCATCGGCAGCTTCGCCCCCGCCGGCAGCCGCCGCGGATCGCTACATCACCGTGGCCTCGACCACCTCGACGCAGGATTCGGGGCTGTTCGACTATCTGCTGCCGATCTTCACCGCCAAGACCGGCATCGAGGTTCGGGTCGTCGCCAAGGGCACCGGCGAAGCGATCAAACTGGCCCAGGCGGGGGACGCCGATGTGCTCTTCGTTCACCACAAGCCGTCGGAGGAGAAGTTCGTCGCCGATGGGTATGGCGTGAGGCGCTATCAGCTCATGTATAACGATTTTCTCATCGTCGGCCCGAAGGCCGACCCGGCCGCCATTGCCGGCACGAGCGACGTGGTCGACGCTCTCAAGAAGATCGCGGCCGCCAAGGTCCCCTTCCTCTCGCGCGGCGACGACAGCGGGACCAACAAGGCCGAGGTGACGCTCTGGAAGGCCGCGGAGATCGATCCCAAGCAAGCCAGCGGAACCTGGTATCGCGAGACCGGCGCCGGAATGGGCCCGACCCTCAACACGGCAGTCGGCATGGCCGGCTACACCCTGACCGATCGCGCGACCTGGCTGGCGTTCCAGAACAAAGGCGATCTCGTCGCCCTGGTCGAAGGCGACAAGCGCCTCTTCAATCAATATGGCGTCATCCTGGTGAACCCGGCGAAGTTCCCGCATGTCAAGGCGGCCGACGGACAGACCTTCATCGACTGGCTGGTGTCGCCGGAAGGTCAGAAGGCCATTGCCGACTTCAAGGTGGAGGGGCAATCGGTGTTCTTCCCCAATGCGGAGCCCTCCTCCTGA
- a CDS encoding sulfotransferase family protein translates to MSGARAVPPLFIGGCGRSGTTLAVDLLGMHPVLSPVYETGFVLEVAQLLFSSGGLSAFMVADQIERLMSHWSRDLPHRPHNKKEYERYWHGAHYVLFDRDTAMAATGTLIEDLITAEPQAGFRRFVTGLFADHARRDGKPAWINKTPLYVLHLPLLKHLFPAMKFIHCTRDPRDAVPSMLSRRWGQHQTVDEGASFWQSCIEAARAFAARWPTDHVETRFEDLVTQPETEIARILQALGLEDCSADMLSRFRDRVRFDSGRIASLERDPAVSARIEAIAGPTMIPLGYR, encoded by the coding sequence ATGTCAGGGGCTCGAGCCGTTCCTCCGCTTTTCATCGGCGGCTGCGGGCGCAGCGGCACGACGCTGGCGGTCGACCTCCTCGGCATGCATCCCGTGCTGTCGCCGGTTTACGAGACGGGCTTCGTGCTGGAAGTGGCGCAGCTCCTGTTCTCGAGCGGCGGCCTCTCGGCCTTCATGGTGGCAGACCAGATCGAGCGATTGATGTCGCACTGGTCGCGCGACCTGCCGCACCGGCCGCACAACAAGAAGGAGTATGAGCGCTACTGGCATGGCGCCCATTACGTGCTCTTCGATCGCGACACGGCCATGGCCGCCACCGGCACCCTGATCGAGGATCTGATCACGGCCGAGCCTCAGGCGGGATTCCGCCGCTTCGTCACCGGCCTCTTCGCCGACCATGCGCGGCGCGACGGCAAGCCCGCCTGGATCAACAAGACGCCGCTCTACGTGCTGCATCTGCCACTCCTGAAGCATCTCTTCCCCGCGATGAAGTTCATCCACTGCACGCGCGATCCCCGCGACGCGGTGCCCTCGATGCTGAGCCGGCGCTGGGGCCAGCATCAGACGGTCGATGAAGGCGCGAGCTTCTGGCAATCCTGCATCGAGGCCGCCCGCGCCTTCGCCGCCCGCTGGCCCACGGATCACGTCGAAACCCGGTTCGAGGATCTGGTGACGCAGCCCGAGACGGAGATCGCCCGGATCCTCCAGGCCCTTGGCCTCGAGGACTGCTCCGCCGACATGCTGTCGCGCTTTCGCGACCGGGTTCGTTTCGATTCCGGCCGCATCGCCAGCCTGGAGCGCGACCCGGCCGTCAGCGCCAGAATCGAAGCGATCGCCGGGCCGACGATGATCCCGCTCGGCTATCGCTGA
- a CDS encoding ABC transporter permease: MSLVAFLGAIEIGLVFGLVGLGVFLSFRVLNFPDLTVDGSFPLGAAVSGTIIVAGGNAYLATAIAILAGCLAGLVTAALNLRFRILHLLASILTMIALYSINLRIMGKPNLAILNEATVLTPFQGLGLSNLYLRPIYAGVVTLIVALLLVRFLASDMGLAMRATGANPRMARAQGIDTAAMTYLGMAISNGLVALAGALFAQMNGFADVALGTGTIVVGLAAVIVGEAIIGTRSVMLWVLGCVIGSVVYRIAVGLALNSSALGLNASDLNLVTAVLVAIALILPGARNPLRTLLAGRNATGKSPS; the protein is encoded by the coding sequence ATGAGTCTCGTTGCCTTCCTCGGCGCGATCGAAATCGGCTTGGTCTTCGGGCTGGTCGGGCTGGGCGTGTTCCTGTCCTTCCGGGTGCTGAATTTTCCCGACCTGACGGTCGATGGGAGCTTCCCGCTGGGGGCCGCCGTGAGCGGCACCATCATCGTCGCCGGCGGCAACGCCTATCTCGCGACCGCGATCGCGATCCTGGCCGGCTGCCTCGCCGGCCTGGTCACGGCCGCGCTCAATCTGCGCTTCCGCATCCTCCATCTCCTCGCCAGCATCCTCACCATGATCGCGCTCTATTCGATCAATCTGCGCATCATGGGCAAGCCCAATCTCGCCATCCTCAACGAAGCCACCGTGCTGACGCCCTTCCAGGGGCTCGGACTGAGCAATCTCTATCTCCGCCCGATCTATGCCGGCGTCGTGACCCTGATCGTCGCCCTGCTGCTGGTGCGCTTCCTGGCCTCGGACATGGGGCTCGCCATGCGGGCCACGGGCGCCAATCCCCGCATGGCGCGGGCCCAGGGCATCGACACGGCCGCCATGACCTATCTCGGCATGGCGATCAGCAACGGGCTGGTGGCGCTCGCGGGCGCGCTCTTCGCCCAGATGAACGGCTTCGCCGACGTGGCGCTGGGCACCGGGACGATCGTGGTCGGCCTGGCCGCCGTGATCGTCGGCGAGGCCATCATCGGTACCCGCAGCGTGATGCTCTGGGTGCTGGGCTGCGTGATCGGGTCGGTCGTCTATCGCATCGCGGTCGGCCTCGCGCTCAACAGCTCGGCGCTGGGCTTGAATGCCTCGGACCTCAATCTGGTGACGGCGGTGCTGGTGGCGATCGCGCTCATCCTCCCCGGTGCCCGGAACCCGCTGCGCACGCTTCTGGCGGGACGGAACGCCACCGGAAAGAGCCCGTCATGA
- a CDS encoding MBL fold metallo-hydrolase, translated as MPLLPIADRWFEITRISDDITLLLEPHVVPLMRCNIWHVRGRDRDLLIDTGMGIVSLREAARHLLDKKVTAVATHTHTDHIGNHHEFEHTLVHELEAEELRRPSDRGTLLASVMGADAILSLAKAGYPFDGDLVTALPYAGYDLASFATKDAAVTEIVTEGDVVDLGDRHFEVLHLPGHSPGSIGLWEAATGTLFSGDAIYDGPLLDEIDGAHIPTYIRTMKRLRELPVEIVHAGHDPSFGRERLIQLVNAYLAKRA; from the coding sequence ATGCCGCTGCTGCCGATTGCCGACCGCTGGTTCGAGATCACCCGTATCAGCGACGACATCACGCTTCTGCTCGAACCCCATGTCGTGCCGCTGATGCGCTGCAACATCTGGCATGTGCGCGGCCGGGACCGCGATCTGCTGATCGACACCGGCATGGGCATTGTCAGCCTGCGCGAGGCGGCCCGGCATCTCCTCGATAAGAAAGTGACCGCCGTTGCGACCCACACCCACACCGACCATATCGGCAATCATCACGAGTTCGAGCACACGCTGGTCCATGAGCTCGAGGCCGAGGAGCTCCGGCGTCCGTCCGATCGTGGCACGCTCCTGGCCTCGGTCATGGGTGCCGACGCGATCCTCAGCCTGGCCAAGGCCGGCTATCCCTTCGACGGCGATCTCGTCACCGCACTACCCTATGCCGGCTACGACCTGGCGAGCTTTGCGACGAAAGACGCAGCCGTCACCGAGATCGTGACCGAGGGCGACGTGGTCGATCTGGGCGACCGGCATTTCGAGGTGCTGCATCTTCCCGGCCATTCGCCCGGCAGTATCGGTCTCTGGGAGGCCGCCACCGGGACGTTGTTCTCGGGCGACGCGATCTATGACGGCCCGCTCCTCGACGAGATCGACGGCGCCCATATCCCGACCTATATCCGGACCATGAAGCGGCTGCGCGAGCTTCCGGTCGAGATCGTCCATGCCGGCCACGATCCCAGCTTCGGCCGGGAGCGGCTTATCCAGTTGGTGAATGCCTACCTCGCCAAACGGGCCTGA
- a CDS encoding class I SAM-dependent methyltransferase: MKRDDYTAANREAWNEAAPIHARQRFEQLLADFRKPGHSCLDALETRTLQEIGLAGKAVAQICCNNGRELLSVKNLGAARCVGFDISDGFIAQARQLARAGAIEAEFLTTDIYRIPARFDANFDLAIITIGVLGWMPDLRGFFSVVARLLKPGGQLFIYEQHPIMGMFEPGDPEPQPRLRHSYFRTDPFRDETGLDYWSGETYKSKPTYWFQHKLSDTMMACIGTGFALEAFTEHDHDVSNIFGNVTAQPILPPLSYSLIARKTR, from the coding sequence ATGAAGCGCGACGATTACACCGCGGCCAACCGCGAGGCCTGGAACGAGGCGGCGCCAATTCATGCGCGGCAGAGATTCGAGCAGCTGCTGGCCGACTTCCGCAAGCCCGGCCATTCCTGCCTCGACGCGCTCGAGACCCGGACGCTGCAAGAGATCGGCCTCGCCGGCAAGGCGGTCGCCCAGATCTGCTGCAACAATGGCCGCGAACTGCTGAGCGTGAAGAATCTGGGGGCCGCGCGCTGCGTCGGGTTCGACATTTCGGACGGCTTCATCGCCCAGGCGCGGCAGCTCGCCCGGGCCGGCGCCATCGAGGCCGAGTTCCTGACGACCGACATCTATCGCATTCCGGCGCGCTTCGATGCCAATTTCGATCTCGCGATCATCACGATCGGCGTCCTCGGATGGATGCCGGATCTCAGGGGTTTCTTCTCTGTGGTCGCGAGGTTGCTCAAGCCCGGCGGCCAGCTCTTCATCTATGAGCAGCATCCGATCATGGGCATGTTCGAGCCGGGCGACCCGGAGCCCCAGCCCAGGCTCCGCCATTCCTATTTCAGGACCGATCCCTTTCGCGACGAGACCGGGCTGGATTACTGGAGCGGCGAAACCTACAAATCGAAGCCGACCTATTGGTTTCAGCATAAGCTGTCGGACACGATGATGGCCTGCATTGGGACTGGCTTCGCGCTCGAAGCCTTTACCGAGCATGACCACGACGTCTCCAACATCTTCGGGAACGTGACGGCGCAGCCCATCCTCCCGCCCTTGTCCTACAGCCTGATCGCGCGCAAGACGCGCTGA